GAGCGCCACAAGGCAAAAGAAGTTTCTAATCACAGTCGTGAAGTTGTACGCCAGGACCGCCTAAATGAATTAACAGAAGTTATCAGTAGCCTCCGAAGACAGGTTTCCTATTTGGAGAAGGGAAAAGAGCAAGCTGTAAATTCAAATCTGTTTTGTAAGGCAGCTACTTTAGATCAGCAGGTATCTGAGATGAACCTGAAAATCCGGAAACTGCACATGGAGAAGACAGAGATCCAACGACATAATGCcaagttagaaaagagaagaagtAGGAAGAGAAATAGAAGTGGGAGAAAAGAGGCCAGAAGGCAGTCAAAGGAGATACACGTACAAAGTGCTCATGTAGATAGCAGCACTGATGTAGATAGCAGTGTTGATTTCATATCTGTTGATGATCAGAATGGCAGTGTTAAATCATCTAAAACAGAATCTGTGCGTGAATGTCTGGGTGAAGATAGGAGCATTGGAAGTGGACCATCTGAAAGGAAGGAGGCTGCAAAGCAGAGCAGGAAGAGGCAAAGAGCTGATGTCGATAGCAGCGATGATGAAAATTGCagcatatcatcatctgaagaAGAATTCATGGGTAAAGACGACAATGTTGAATGTGGACAACCTGAAAGGAAAAGGGCTGAAATGCAGAGTAAGGAGACGCGAAGTGCTGATGTCGATAGCAGCTCTGAAAATGGCAGCGTAAAATCATCTGCAAGAGAATTCATGGGTGAAGATGGCAATGATGACAGTGGACCATCTGAAAGGAAAGAGGATAAAAAGTGGCGTAAGGAGACACAAAGTGTTGATATTGACAGCAGCTGTGATGAGAATGGCAGCACATTATCTGAAAAAGCGTTCTTTGGTGAGGATGACAGCATGGAAAGTGGACCTTCTGTACAATTCTTTTGCAAAGATGATAGCAGTGGCAACAGCCCAACAAGTGCCATTGAATACGAACCTGGCCGTGTGATTATGGAGGTTGCAAACGAAAGTGGTACTAAGTGTACATTTGTCACTGCAGATTCA
The DNA window shown above is from Diadema setosum chromosome 22, eeDiaSeto1, whole genome shotgun sequence and carries:
- the LOC140245161 gene encoding uncharacterized protein, translating into MEVAEQSQSKEIKGVTSVNTRKARVLATAVLEMKEVIKKPLMAATMAEVEKELKEACVVISNLSVDRVLVYDKFFEEYVDEPNHVLVDKDKIILHFASATMPSTTAAPSYAKPSTSQSTLVIAKDGTLKISSEPPLVQESSQSDCGQLSERDIEERAKIFGRDGKHVNRYGKRINAVALSLAKEDPSLLQNRGNLLQKARLALHESGYEYAHGKKTRSKKFGTERHKAKEVSNHSREVVRQDRLNELTEVISSLRRQVSYLEKGKEQAVNSNLFCKAATLDQQVSEMNLKIRKLHMEKTEIQRHNAKLEKRRSRKRNRSGRKEARRQSKEIHVQSAHVDSSTDVDSSVDFISVDDQNGSVKSSKTESVRECLGEDRSIGSGPSERKEAAKQSRKRQRADVDSSDDENCSISSSEEEFMGKDDNVECGQPERKRAEMQSKETRSADVDSSSENGSVKSSAREFMGEDGNDDSGPSERKEDKKWRKETQSVDIDSSCDENGSTLSEKAFFGEDDSMESGPSVQFFCKDDSSGNSPTSAIEYEPGRVIMEVANESGTKCTFVTADSLDASGPEEILNVIAASLSSPVTREEDNQEEEHFH